Proteins from a genomic interval of Chitinophagales bacterium:
- a CDS encoding outer membrane beta-barrel protein produces the protein MQVFFNLRWTFSCMLTLFAALLTFQTTQAQTTLGISAEIGAPSFQHQAQIPLIAGVADIPLDLSQNTASGFGASVKLQHKVNDKVAIFGKVGFLQFENTNFGNLGDVGSVIGSLTNLNATVTAIPMQVGTKVYLAEGLYASAEVGAHQISTKLSANLLVNLSAKESFTEMSFAPGVGYEVDLGGVSLDLGARYQMVKGGFNYLGVNVGMSIPLGYTVYQR, from the coding sequence ATGCAAGTATTCTTCAACCTTCGATGGACATTCAGCTGTATGCTCACATTATTTGCAGCTCTTTTGACATTTCAAACCACACAGGCCCAAACAACATTGGGCATCAGTGCCGAAATTGGCGCACCATCTTTCCAACACCAAGCACAAATACCACTCATTGCAGGAGTAGCGGATATTCCACTCGATTTGAGCCAAAATACGGCTTCTGGTTTTGGTGCTTCTGTTAAATTGCAGCACAAAGTAAACGATAAGGTAGCTATTTTTGGAAAAGTGGGCTTCCTTCAATTCGAGAATACCAACTTTGGCAATTTGGGAGATGTCGGCTCTGTAATAGGCAGTTTGACCAACCTAAACGCTACTGTCACCGCCATTCCAATGCAAGTCGGCACAAAAGTGTATTTAGCAGAGGGTTTGTATGCGAGCGCAGAAGTAGGCGCACATCAAATCAGCACCAAATTATCAGCGAATTTATTGGTTAATTTATCTGCAAAAGAATCGTTCACCGAAATGAGTTTTGCACCAGGAGTAGGTTATGAAGTAGATTTGGGAGGCGTATCTTTGGATTTGGGTGCACGCTATCAGATGGTCAAAGGTGGCTTCAACTATTTGGGAGTCAATGTAGGTATGAGCATTCCTTTGGGCTATACGGTGTATCAACGCTAA
- a CDS encoding IPTL-CTERM sorting domain-containing protein, whose amino-acid sequence MISQTIQNSATTLTKLSNNRIKLESPVSELENNKFEIKFSESNVQILDNGKLLKSVAIETSKQNQFEVFGGGGDDLLSVDLANSNFPFYIKFDGQNNFSGTVGDALEIKNGNAENAVYYYYNKTDGLIELDDSKIEYFGLEPIIGIAAANATLNMPNTSNNAVLSDSTNPGELELTDSGATFENTIFPFPTSSLTFNGGDMADELTINDLGTLPTSITLTFDGGAGNDVLIIDAMGETYTDNGTSIQITGSYTYNYTSFETVTVNNGTLLSGGVPTLSEWGLIILALLLMTLGALYLVQPKWRNSLEQE is encoded by the coding sequence TTGATTAGCCAAACCATACAAAATTCTGCTACTACACTCACCAAACTGTCTAACAATCGCATCAAGCTAGAATCACCAGTTTCTGAATTAGAAAATAATAAGTTTGAAATAAAATTTTCAGAATCTAATGTTCAAATTTTAGATAACGGCAAATTATTAAAATCTGTTGCAATAGAAACTTCAAAGCAGAATCAATTTGAAGTTTTTGGAGGAGGAGGAGATGACCTGTTAAGCGTTGATTTAGCGAACTCTAATTTTCCTTTCTATATCAAATTCGATGGACAAAACAACTTTTCGGGTACTGTGGGGGATGCACTCGAAATCAAAAACGGAAATGCTGAAAATGCTGTTTACTACTACTACAACAAAACAGATGGATTGATAGAACTTGATGATTCCAAAATTGAATATTTTGGACTTGAACCAATTATTGGAATAGCTGCAGCCAATGCAACACTAAATATGCCAAATACATCCAATAACGCCGTTTTATCTGATAGTACAAATCCAGGAGAACTTGAGCTTACTGATTCTGGTGCTACTTTTGAAAATACCATTTTTCCCTTTCCTACAAGTAGCCTGACATTCAATGGAGGGGATATGGCAGATGAATTAACAATAAATGACCTTGGTACTTTGCCGACCTCTATTACACTTACGTTTGACGGAGGAGCAGGAAATGATGTTTTGATAATTGATGCAATGGGAGAAACATACACCGATAATGGTACAAGTATCCAAATAACGGGTTCTTACACTTACAATTATACCAGTTTCGAAACTGTTACGGTCAACAATGGCACTTTACTTTCTGGTGGTGTACCCACCCTCTCCGAATGGGGATTAATCATTCTCGCTTTGTTATTGATGACTTTGGGGGCTTTGTATTTGGTACAACCTAAGTGGAGAAACAGCCTCGAACAGGAATAG
- a CDS encoding carboxypeptidase-like regulatory domain-containing protein, with protein MAINKINLSQLSHCNQYWDEMPSIKGGRLCAQCDRCIVDFRNKTPHEIAVMHAYKTGALCGIYSEEQLGGGKMLASKSRFAYAKSLLMGIGVLSSAANLLAQTNESKPNMEVVEIKTMTVDKSLKTESKQDSAKMEVAANPFLISGKVVDAKSNEALIGVTLWIKDTEIGVATNIEGRFELDLKEQMPFIEKKDSVVLVVSYIGFNTQEIPIDLTVNQLQNMRIELDNEGIEIIEFY; from the coding sequence ATGGCTATCAACAAAATAAACCTCTCCCAACTCTCTCACTGCAATCAATATTGGGACGAAATGCCTTCGATAAAAGGTGGACGCTTGTGCGCTCAGTGTGACCGATGTATTGTAGATTTTCGGAACAAAACACCCCATGAAATTGCAGTGATGCATGCCTACAAAACGGGAGCCTTGTGTGGGATTTACTCAGAAGAACAACTGGGTGGCGGTAAAATGCTTGCTTCAAAAAGCCGTTTTGCTTATGCCAAATCCCTGTTGATGGGCATTGGAGTTTTGTCTTCTGCTGCAAATTTATTGGCGCAAACGAATGAAAGTAAGCCGAATATGGAAGTAGTAGAAATCAAAACAATGACTGTGGACAAAAGCCTAAAAACCGAAAGTAAGCAAGATTCGGCGAAAATGGAAGTGGCTGCAAACCCTTTTTTGATAAGTGGCAAAGTCGTTGATGCAAAATCCAATGAAGCATTGATAGGCGTTACCTTGTGGATAAAAGATACCGAAATTGGTGTTGCTACCAATATTGAAGGAAGGTTTGAGTTGGATTTGAAGGAGCAAATGCCTTTTATCGAAAAAAAGGACAGTGTTGTTTTAGTGGTTAGTTACATCGGCTTCAATACCCAAGAAATTCCTATTGATTTGACGGTAAATCAACTTCAAAATATGCGGATTGAATTGGACAATGAGGGCATAGAAATCATTGAATTTTACTGA
- a CDS encoding YtxH domain-containing protein, producing the protein MRSILMLIFGIAIGLTIGALYAPQSGKKTRKKLRKKAKQMQLELEVQAEKNMEKLQELRVAAEEMMEEAAKRVNGSSNTVEL; encoded by the coding sequence ATGCGTTCAATATTGATGTTAATTTTCGGAATTGCCATTGGACTTACAATCGGAGCATTGTATGCACCTCAAAGCGGCAAAAAAACACGCAAAAAATTGCGTAAAAAAGCAAAACAGATGCAATTAGAACTTGAGGTACAAGCTGAAAAGAACATGGAAAAATTGCAGGAATTGAGAGTAGCCGCAGAAGAAATGATGGAAGAGGCTGCAAAAAGAGTGAACGGAAGTTCTAACACAGTCGAGTTGTAA
- a CDS encoding Na+/H+ antiporter NhaC family protein — protein MTILSLAPPFIAIILAIRTKQVFISLLFGIWLGWIILHGGNLLTGSFATVQALVDVFQDEGNTRTVMFCALVGALIVFIQKSGGVEGFINVVNRWMQKREAMGKGKSRVTVQLLAWLTGLLIFVESSVSVLTVGALYRPIFDKMGIPREKLAYIADSSSAPACILMPFNAWGAFIMGLLLTQGFENPLSMLLQSMVYNFYPILALLFGLGIIFTQKDFGAMEKAETRAREEGKLLADDAVPMMSSDITLLQTKTNVTPKAFNMIIPILTMVVMMPIMLIYTGWEAAIAALPNANGFETALFAIGNGSGSTAVLMAVITSILISMTLYKIQGIFGIREMVDLSLEGIAALLPLALLMVLAFAIGAVCKELQTGLYIATAAKSWLSPALVPAIVFSVSCIIAFSTGTSWGTFAIMIAIAMPMAQTMGVNVHLALAAALGGGIFGDHCSPISDTTILSSMASASDHIDHVKTQMPYALAMGGVSLVLYLILGFIL, from the coding sequence ATGACCATTCTCTCTCTTGCTCCTCCTTTTATTGCCATCATCCTTGCGATTCGCACCAAACAAGTATTCATTTCTCTACTATTTGGTATCTGGCTGGGCTGGATTATTTTGCATGGCGGCAATTTACTCACAGGCAGTTTCGCCACCGTTCAGGCATTGGTAGATGTGTTTCAGGATGAAGGGAATACACGGACGGTTATGTTTTGTGCATTGGTTGGTGCTTTGATTGTGTTCATCCAAAAATCGGGAGGCGTTGAAGGTTTTATCAATGTGGTGAATCGTTGGATGCAAAAAAGGGAAGCAATGGGAAAAGGCAAGAGCCGTGTTACTGTGCAATTGTTGGCGTGGCTCACGGGTCTATTGATTTTTGTAGAATCTAGTGTTTCAGTATTGACCGTAGGCGCATTGTACCGCCCAATATTTGATAAAATGGGTATTCCTCGTGAAAAACTGGCTTACATTGCCGATTCAAGTTCTGCACCTGCTTGTATTTTGATGCCCTTCAATGCTTGGGGGGCGTTCATTATGGGTTTGTTATTGACACAAGGCTTTGAAAATCCACTCAGTATGCTCCTTCAATCTATGGTGTACAATTTCTACCCCATTCTCGCCCTACTTTTTGGACTTGGTATCATCTTCACCCAAAAAGATTTTGGAGCAATGGAAAAAGCCGAAACCAGAGCAAGGGAAGAAGGGAAACTATTGGCGGATGATGCGGTTCCAATGATGAGTTCCGATATTACCCTCCTCCAAACCAAAACCAACGTCACACCCAAAGCCTTCAACATGATTATCCCTATTTTGACAATGGTTGTGATGATGCCCATCATGTTGATTTACACAGGCTGGGAAGCAGCTATTGCAGCCCTTCCAAATGCCAATGGATTTGAAACGGCTCTTTTTGCCATCGGCAATGGTTCAGGTTCTACGGCAGTTTTGATGGCGGTCATTACCTCGATTCTCATCAGCATGACACTCTACAAGATACAAGGCATTTTTGGGATTCGTGAAATGGTCGATTTGTCCTTAGAAGGCATTGCAGCCCTCTTACCGCTTGCCCTCTTGATGGTTTTGGCATTTGCCATTGGAGCAGTTTGTAAAGAATTGCAGACAGGACTCTACATTGCCACTGCCGCCAAATCTTGGTTGTCGCCTGCCCTTGTGCCTGCTATTGTCTTCTCTGTTAGTTGTATTATCGCCTTTTCGACGGGTACAAGTTGGGGAACATTTGCGATCATGATAGCGATTGCGATGCCAATGGCGCAAACTATGGGGGTGAATGTTCACCTTGCTCTTGCTGCCGCTTTGGGGGGGGGAATTTTTGGTGACCACTGCTCACCTATTTCCGACACCACTATTTTGTCTTCAATGGCTTCGGCAAGCGATCACATTGACCATGTTAAAACGCAGATGCCCTATGCTTTGGCAATGGGCGGAGTCAGTTTGGTTTTGTATTTGATATTGGGATTTATTCTCTAA